The following proteins are co-located in the Burkholderiales bacterium genome:
- the secE gene encoding preprotein translocase subunit SecE, whose translation MADKIKLAAALLLVAAGIAGYYYLADSATIIRIAPILVGLGLAAAITWFTAPGKQFYAFSQEAVEETKKVVWPTRKETLQVTGVVFLFVVVMALFLWGVDAVLLWAVRLLMGRSE comes from the coding sequence ATGGCAGACAAGATCAAACTGGCGGCGGCGCTGCTTCTGGTCGCTGCAGGGATAGCCGGTTATTACTATCTGGCGGATAGCGCGACCATCATTCGCATCGCGCCCATCCTGGTTGGGCTGGGGCTGGCGGCGGCGATTACCTGGTTTACCGCTCCCGGCAAGCAGTTTTATGCCTTCAGTCAGGAAGCGGTCGAAGAAACCAAAAAAGTGGTGTGGCCGACGCGCAAGGAAACTTTGCAGGTGACCGGCGTGGTTTTCCTGTTCGTGGTAGTGATGGCATTGTTCCTGTGGGGGGTGGATGCCGTCTTGCTGTGGGCGGTGAGATTGCTGATGGGGCGAAGCGAATAA